CTTGGCGAGCGCAGTGGGAGACATCGAGTCGAAGTGGTTGTAGTCGATCTCGGGCAGATTGGATAGGTCTTCGTTGTCCTGGCGATGCGGGCGCCTGGGTCGACGTCCACCTTTGGAGCCGCTCTCGGACTTTCGAGGACGAAATGTATGGGTCATAAGACAGTTGTGAAACTATGTGGAGGTTGTGCGAGTCAAATCCCAGTCGTTGCGCGCCAAACACACAAGCGCAATTAAAGGGAAGGTCGACTACTCGCGCAGAACGGCGACATACGGCAAATTCCGGTACCGTTCAGCGTAGTCTAATCCATATCCTACCACGAATTCGTCCGGTATATCAAATCCGACGTACTCGGCCCGGCCTCCATGCTGCAGCGCGGTGGGCTTTTGCAGCAGCGTCACTACCTGCAGACTTGCTGGCTTTCTGGTAGCAAACAGCTCGCGTAAGTGGGTGAGTGTAAGCCCGGTGTCGAGGATGTCCTCTACGACCAGTACGTGCCGTCCCTCGATGTTGATATCGAGGTCCTTTTTGATTCGTACGACGCCCGAGGAGGAGTTGCCAGGGCCGTAGCTGCTGACCTGGACGAAATCAATCTCCGTGGTCGGATCGAGCTGCCGCGCTAGATCGGACAGAAAGTGGATTGAGCCTTTGAGCACTCCGATGAGCAGAAGGTCCCTGCCGGAGTAGTGTTCGCGGATCTTGCCGGCCAGCTCAGACACTTTCGCCTGGATTTCGTCCGCGGTGATGATCGTCTTCAGCTCGGGCACGGCTCATTCTATCCGAGATCGCCGACGTTTATCGTGTAGGTCGCACTTGTCTTCAACGTCTCGTAGACGTGGATGGAGAACGACCGCAGATTGCCGCGGGACGAGAACGACGGGTAAACCCGCTCGGCCAACCACTTTGCGATGTTCTCGGCAGTCGTCGGAAACGGCACGGTGACGTACTTCAAATTGCTCTCGCGCAGGACGTCTGACATCAGGTCGTCGGAAGAGTCGCAGAGGAACGCGTGATCGAGTTCGTCTAAGATCGGCCGCACGGCCCGCGAAATGTCGTGGTAATCGACGATCATCCCCGCGTCGTCCGGTTCGCCCTCGATCTCGACGACAAGCCGGTACGAGTGGCCGTGGATGTTGTTGCACCCGCCGTCGTGGTTCGGCAGACGGTGCCCCATCTCCCAGCGGAACTCCTTCGTGATCTTGACCGGCACAGAACCGAGTTTACGTCATCGGCTCAGAGAGCGGAAGTACTCTTCCGTCAAATCGCTGTTCAGGTGTCGGTAGAACTGGATCACGATCATCGCCTTCGTGTGGACGCGCGGCCACAGATCGACCGCCTTCCAGAACTTCCGCTCGCCTAGGAAAATCGCTTCGGCAAACGTGTTGAAGTCCTCTTCGATGCTCGCGGTCGCGTATTCGTTGAGAAACCCTTGCGCGTGGAACTCCGGCCGGAACTTGGTGTCGGACCGGCCTGAGCGCACCGCCTCGGTACCGTCTGAGTGGTACGAGAACCCGGCTCGATTCGCGCCCGTCCACGCCAGGTAGTCGAACTCGTCTGAGAAATTCCGAAGCAGGATGCTGGAGAACTCATGGTGGAAGGCTGCTTCCAGAAACCTGTCCGTAAACCCGGCCCTGACGCCTCGGTTGGCGATATACACCGTGTCGAGCGAGTTCGTCCCGCCGTAGCTCAAGCCGTAGAACCGGAGTTTCTTGGCGAAGTGAATCGCAGTCAGGTTTTCCGTCAGGAGCTTTGCCGGATATTTCGCAAGCGCCTTGTCCATCGCGCGGACGCTGCGTGCCTTCTGGTCTCTTGCAATCGGTTCCGCTCGCGCATCGACCTCGCCTGAACGCCAGGAAACGGGAAACATCCTTGAGCTGATCTCGAACTTGACCGGGATGCCCGCGTCGACCGTAACAACCGCCGGGGTCGCGAACGCTAGCTCGCTGGAAAGCGCGAGCAGGAAGACGGACGTACAAACCGACAGTAGGGCTGAGAACGACCTAGGCACTCTCCTAATTTTCGGCTCCGGCCGACTCGTCGGCAGACGGCAAATTTGCGGGAAATCAGCGAGTTGTGTCCGCAGTCCGAGTTATTCGCTGCAAACTCCAAGGAATAGGAATCAGCTTCGTTTGCACTCGAACGTACGATCCGGAAGAAACCCCGGACGTAACCGAGGGCCTGCAAACTAGCGGAAGAAGATCAACAGGATAGCGAGCACGAGTACCCATTCCATGCTGACTTCGATCTTCGGGTCTCCCTTGCGAGTTCGTACTAACATTAGAAATGAGTTCGGCTCAACGCTTCGCAATTGCTGCCCAGTGGTTGTCTTTAGGCTCCCTCGAACCTAATACAGTAGAGATTCAGTGATAAATGCAAGGCTCCATCGTAACCCGATAAAGGGACTGGCAAGGAGGAAGTAGGCAAGTTCAAGAACCTGGCCGAAAGGCTTCCTCGATTACCAAGAGGGGAGCTTGAGGAAGCAAAGAGGAAAGATAAAGCGACAGAAAGACGCGGACAGGTGCGGCACCCGAAGCGCACTAATAGCTGTCAAATCGGATTCGTAGCGCGGCGTAGAGCCTGTACGGAGCGCTCCCTCGGCGGAAGGTTCGCATGAATCGACTAGTGCGGGCCTCGAGGGCTGCGTAGTCAGGTGAAATGTCGCCGAGCAGGTCAGTGATGAACCCGTATGTTTCTTGCAACGTTGGTATGTCGCAGATGCACTCGTGATGGGCGACTCGATTGCGAAGCTTGCGAATACGACCGAGCTTGTGGGCGATGTCTCCTCGTCGAAGCCTGGCCTTTCTGTGGGGGAATACGCTTGCGGAAATCTGATTATGTACATCGCTGGTGTAGTTGCTGCCGTAGATAGCGACCCAATAGTTGAACGGCAATGATGCGACGATTTGGTCAGCGGAGGAGCTTAGAGTGATGTTTCTGCGACTGCTTCGCAAGTCGCTAATCGCCCTCAATTCATGTCGTCCCATGAGGCTCTGGTCCTCAAACCAGAAGTCGTTGCTGTATCTGCGGGACATTTCCTGGTGTATTCGACTCCTGAGAACGACCTCTAGCGCCTGTATGGATGCATAAATGTCCCTAGAGAGCGCTAGGTTCCACAGATACATGGCGTAATGGTCAAGAGGATCCCGGTGCGACGAAGATTCGTACCGTCGAAATCGCAGCGGGGCCACGCTGGATAGCCCCTGCCAGGCCTGCTGGCCTCTGTCCTTTACTAGCATTTGAACCTATTTGACCATTTTTGTTGAACATTGCGCCAATTTATGGCATCATTATAAGTGCAGATCCACGGTGACCACTGGCCCGAGAGGGTTTCACGTCCCGTTGGACAGTTTGGGAGCCGCCTATTCGGCGGCTCCCGTCTATTTGCCAATCAACTTCCGCCACTTCAGCCGACACCCGACAACCTGAGCCGTCACGGTGGAGAACCTACCAAGTCGTCAGTCTTGCGGAAATTGTATCTAAAGGCCTGATCGACCGCGTATGCAATCATGTGCTTTGATCTTGGACAAACCCAGACTCCCGTGAATGGCCGTTTGAACACGCACCGGAAGTTCTCGATACTGTTGGTATCCATGTCGCCAATGCCCCACTGCGGTCACTCCCACTCGATCGTCGCAGGGGGCTTGCTCGTCAGGTCGTAAAGCACGCGGTTGACCCCCGGAACCTCGTTCACGATCCGTGTGCAGACGTGCTCCAAGAACTCAAACGGCAGCGGCGAGGCTTGAGCCGTCATCGCGTCCTCGCTCTGCACCGCGCGCAGCACGATGGCCTGCTCGTACGTTCTTTCATCGCCCATAACTCCGACGCTGTGGACGTCTAGCAACGCAGCGTACGACTGCCAGATTTCGCGATGGAGCCCTTGCTCGCGCAGCTCGGTGCGGAAAATCCAGTCCGCCTCTTGCGTGATCCGAACCCGTTCGCGCGTGACCTCGCCGAGGATTCTGACGGCCAGTCCTGGGCCGGGGAACGGCTCGCGGTCGACTACATCGTCTGGCAGCCCAAGTTTGCGACCGACGTTGCGCACTTCGTCTTTGAACAGCATCCTCAGCGGCTCGATCACTTTCAGCTCCATCCAATCCGGCAAGCCGCCGACGTTGTGGTGCGTCTTGATCTTGGCCGCTGTCGCCGACCCCGACTCGATGACGTCCGGGTACAGAGTGCCCTGCGCGAGGTACTTGCAGTTGCTGATTTCGTCGGCGTGGTCCTCGAAGCAGCGCACGAACTGCTCGCCGATAATCTTGCGCTTCGCTTCTGGCTCGGTGACGCCTGCGAGCGCTTGAAAGAACTGGTCCTCCGCGTTGATCACGACAAGATGCGGATGAAAAACCTCGGTAAACATGGCGACGACTTGACGCGCCTCGTCCTTGCGCAACAGTCCGTGATCGACGAAGACGCACGTGACCTGGTCGCTCAGCGCCTTCGTCAGCAGCGCAGCAACGACGCTCGAATCGACGCCGCCGCTCACTGCGCAGAGCACGTGCTGGTCTCCGACTTCGGACTTGACCGCCGAGATAGCGTCGTCGATGAAGCTCGCGGACGTCCAATCACCTTTCAACCCGGCTGCGTCGAAGAGGAATCGGTGCAAAATCGTACTGCCGTCCTTGGTGTGGCTGACTTCTGGGTGGAACTGTACGCCATAGAGGTGCTCGGCACGGTTCTCGAATGCGGCCACGGTACACGTGCTCGTCTTTGCGGTCACCGAGAATCCAGGCGGGACGCGAACAACTTGATCGCCGTGGCTCGTCCAGACTTGGTCGCTCGATAGGCTTCCGACGAGCGAGCCGTCAACGGTTTCGATCAAGTGCTGCCGTCCGTACTCGCGATCGGCGCTTCGCACGACCTCGCCTCCCATGCGTTGCGCCATCAACTGCAGGCCGTAACAGATCCCGAGAGTTGGAACGCCCTTGATCAGATCGAAGTCCAGGTTCGGGGCTCCGTCATCTAGAACGCTCTTCGGCCCGCCAGAAAGGATCACCGCGTCCGGACGTCGCTCTCGTAGACGCTTGCCAGCTTCGGGCCAAGGGATCATTTCGCTGTACACCCCGTGCTCTCGCACGCGGCGGACGATCAGCTGCGAATACTGTCCTCCGAAATCTATGACGGCTACGAACTGGTGCTGCATCCTGCGAACCACCAGTTTGCCCGTTCGCAGCGAGTCTGCGCAATGGGCCCAGTCTAGGCTTGAGATCAAGAGGGAAACCTGCGGCGCACGTCTTCCGGGGTCGCTCCAGACTCGCGGATCGCCCGGAGAGTGACGGACTTGCTCCGCTTCGAGAGTCGCTCGCCCTGTTCGTCTGTGATCAGCGGATGGTGCCAGTATTCAGGGGTTGGCAGGTCGAGGAGCGCCTGCAGTAGCCGGTGGACGTGAGTCGATTCGAACAGGTCGAGGCCGCGTGTGACGAGCGAGATTCCCTGCGCTGCGTCGTCCACCGTGACGCTCAGATGGTAGCTCGTCGGTACGTCCTTTCTGGCGAGGACGACATCGCCGGCCAGGTCCATCGCACATTGCTGCTGCCCGCGCTCGCGGTCGTGCCAGGTCAGCTCGCCAACTGCTTTCATAGCCGCCTCTACATCCAGGCGAAGCGCGTGCGGCGCTCCGGATTTCAGTCGCCGTTCACGCTCAGTAGTGGATAGCGACCGGCAAGTGCCGGGGTAGGCCTGACCCATCGCCCCATGTGGAGCAGCGCCTGCGGACTTGATCTCTCGCCGGATGTCTGCGCGCGTGCAGAAACAAGGGTAGAGCAGTTCGGCTTCGCGCAGTTTGTTCAACGCCTCCTCGTAAGCAGGGAAT
This region of Armatimonadota bacterium genomic DNA includes:
- the queD gene encoding 6-carboxytetrahydropterin synthase QueD, whose translation is MPVKITKEFRWEMGHRLPNHDGGCNNIHGHSYRLVVEIEGEPDDAGMIVDYHDISRAVRPILDELDHAFLCDSSDDLMSDVLRESNLKYVTVPFPTTAENIAKWLAERVYPSFSSRGNLRSFSIHVYETLKTSATYTINVGDLG
- the hpt gene encoding hypoxanthine phosphoribosyltransferase yields the protein MPELKTIITADEIQAKVSELAGKIREHYSGRDLLLIGVLKGSIHFLSDLARQLDPTTEIDFVQVSSYGPGNSSSGVVRIKKDLDINIEGRHVLVVEDILDTGLTLTHLRELFATRKPASLQVVTLLQKPTALQHGGRAEYVGFDIPDEFVVGYGLDYAERYRNLPYVAVLRE
- a CDS encoding Abi family protein, whose product is MLVKDRGQQAWQGLSSVAPLRFRRYESSSHRDPLDHYAMYLWNLALSRDIYASIQALEVVLRSRIHQEMSRRYSNDFWFEDQSLMGRHELRAISDLRSSRRNITLSSSADQIVASLPFNYWVAIYGSNYTSDVHNQISASVFPHRKARLRRGDIAHKLGRIRKLRNRVAHHECICDIPTLQETYGFITDLLGDISPDYAALEARTSRFMRTFRRGSAPYRLYAALRIRFDSY
- the gluQRS gene encoding tRNA glutamyl-Q(34) synthetase GluQRS, encoding MAVTRFAPSPTGLLHVGHAYSAWFSEQAAEGERFLLRIEDIDSGRSHERFVSAIYEDLEWLGLSWESPVMRQSERFPAYEEALNKLREAELLYPCFCTRADIRREIKSAGAAPHGAMGQAYPGTCRSLSTTERERRLKSGAPHALRLDVEAAMKAVGELTWHDRERGQQQCAMDLAGDVVLARKDVPTSYHLSVTVDDAAQGISLVTRGLDLFESTHVHRLLQALLDLPTPEYWHHPLITDEQGERLSKRSKSVTLRAIRESGATPEDVRRRFPS
- the guaA gene encoding glutamine-hydrolyzing GMP synthase is translated as MQHQFVAVIDFGGQYSQLIVRRVREHGVYSEMIPWPEAGKRLRERRPDAVILSGGPKSVLDDGAPNLDFDLIKGVPTLGICYGLQLMAQRMGGEVVRSADREYGRQHLIETVDGSLVGSLSSDQVWTSHGDQVVRVPPGFSVTAKTSTCTVAAFENRAEHLYGVQFHPEVSHTKDGSTILHRFLFDAAGLKGDWTSASFIDDAISAVKSEVGDQHVLCAVSGGVDSSVVAALLTKALSDQVTCVFVDHGLLRKDEARQVVAMFTEVFHPHLVVINAEDQFFQALAGVTEPEAKRKIIGEQFVRCFEDHADEISNCKYLAQGTLYPDVIESGSATAAKIKTHHNVGGLPDWMELKVIEPLRMLFKDEVRNVGRKLGLPDDVVDREPFPGPGLAVRILGEVTRERVRITQEADWIFRTELREQGLHREIWQSYAALLDVHSVGVMGDERTYEQAIVLRAVQSEDAMTAQASPLPFEFLEHVCTRIVNEVPGVNRVLYDLTSKPPATIEWE